Within the Candidatus Hydrogenedentota bacterium genome, the region GACAGGTGGCGCTTCCCACGCGCCCAGATCTATTTCCGCGCCCAGTCCCGCGGGAAGTGTGCGCGGTAAATTATCCGTGATGCCGCCGCCCGTGATATGCGCCATGCCTTTTACCTTGACAATGCGCATGATGAGTTGAACCAGTTTTGCGTAACTGCGATGCGGTTCCATGAGGACTTCGGCGACCGTTTGGCCTGTTCCCGGCATCGGATCGTCGCAACCCAATCCCGCCACCTCGAAGCAAACCTTCCGCGCCAGACTATAACCGTTGGTATGCAGCCCGGAGGACGGAAGGCCGATAATGACATCCCCGGGAACAATGGATGAACCATCCACGATATTCTTCCGATCCACCACGCCGACAATCGTGCCCGCCAAGTCGTATTCGCCCGGGGTATACATGTCCGGCATCTCCGCCGTTTCACCGCCGATGAGCGAGCAGCCCGCGTAACGGCAACCCGTGGCCAACCCACGAACCACCTCCACCACGACGCCGGGATCCAGTTTCCCGAAAGCCAGATAATCGAGAAAAAAAAGTGGACGCGCGCCCTGCACCAGAATGTCGTTCACGCAATGAGAGACCAGATCGATCCCCACCGTGTCGTGGCGGCCCGTCATGAAAGCCAGTTTCAATTTCGTGCCGACGCCGTCCACGCTCGACACCAGCACGGGTTCCTCCATGCCGGCCATGTCGAACTGATACATGGCGCCGAAACTGCCGATATCCTGAAGCACGTGATCGTCGAAGGTCTTCTTGACCACGCTCTTGATGTCGTGCATGGCCTTGGTGGCCGCATCAATATCCACGCCGGCA harbors:
- the purM gene encoding phosphoribosylformylglycinamidine cyclo-ligase — translated: MTDGQPGLSYRDAGVDIDAATKAMHDIKSVVKKTFDDHVLQDIGSFGAMYQFDMAGMEEPVLVSSVDGVGTKLKLAFMTGRHDTVGIDLVSHCVNDILVQGARPLFFLDYLAFGKLDPGVVVEVVRGLATGCRYAGCSLIGGETAEMPDMYTPGEYDLAGTIVGVVDRKNIVDGSSIVPGDVIIGLPSSGLHTNGYSLARKVCFEVAGLGCDDPMPGTGQTVAEVLMEPHRSYAKLVQLIMRIVKVKGMAHITGGGITDNLPRTLPAGLGAEIDLGAWEAPPVFAFLKNTGRIADLEMLRTFNMGMGFLLVVARDEAEKTLDAIGQTGEQAVLIGSTIEGVNEVNYRGTVQYAE